From one Solanum stenotomum isolate F172 chromosome 12, ASM1918654v1, whole genome shotgun sequence genomic stretch:
- the LOC125847117 gene encoding uncharacterized protein LOC125847117, whose translation MSTPVEEVSAHLKKFNYEDWISKLDALSIWMYDFGDQHFPSTIEQKISDIEHQIDLCIKVLESVPQEKRELNRERAMFEYLKGRFYNAIPDVYKEEAERHLLKATQLDPLLRDAWNCLGCCVAKKGNYQEAKEYYQTALKMGEENAVILRQLADLELTFARVAENPAKQIDDCIKYAERTHSLDDMDGGCLYILGCGHFTSFLLTGGWDHNNLLLALEAYEKAKRIDAMKSNPHLEYDCSMVNRYLENYKMSLTGFSDAALKNPASDALHQVKVTIQLLDKLKGLLQVKRNDKKKGKSKQKSKGKSKGKSTETSLSALIQSLPNIDLNPLYNRATTDLLTEGPNKQIAVIAAVRCLVKYEYKAPVYYMLCDSDENSFVLTVFGIQKEAIKQGDQVTVLEPLCKVIDFEWEGKVNSL comes from the exons ATGAGTACTCCAGTTGAAGAAGTTTCTGCTCATCTGAAAAAATTCAACTACGAGGATTGGATTTCAAAGCTGGATGCACTGTCGATATGGATGTACGATTTTGGCGACCAGCATTTCCCGTCAACTATAGAACAGAAAATCTCTGACATCGAGCATCAAATTGATTTGTGCATCAAAGTCCTCGAATCAGTTCCTCAAG AGAAGAGAGAATTAAATCGTGAACGTGCAATGTTCGAGTATCTAAAAGGAAGATTTTATAATGCAATTCCGGATGTTTATAAGGAGGAAGCAGAGCGTCATCTACTGAAAGCT ACTCAATTAGATCCGCTTCTGCGGGATGCTTGGAATTGCCTCGGCTGTTGCGTTGCCAAGAAAGGAAATTACCAAGAAGCTAAAGAATACTATCAGACTGCCCTTAAAATG gGTGAAGAAAATGCAGTAATATTACGTCAACTTGCAGACCTTGAACTGACGTTTGCACGAG TTGCTGAAAATCCAGCCAAGCAGATTGATGACTGCATCAAATATGCCGAAAGGACACACTCTCTGGATGACATGGATGGAGGTTGTTTAT ATATCTTAGGATGTGGACATTTCACTTCCTTTCTTCTGACGGGAGGATGGGATCACAATAATCTTCTTCTGGCATTAGAGGCATACGAAAAAGCT AAGAGAATTGATGCAATGAAGTCAAACCCACATCTTGAATACGACTGTAGCATG GTGAATAGATATCTGGAGAACTACAAGATGTCTCTAACTGGATTTTCAGATGCTGCATTAAAGAATCCTGCTAGTGACGCTTTACATCAAGTGAAAGTGACAATCCAGCTTCTTGACAAACTAAAAGGATTACTTCAG GTTAAGCGTAATGACAAGAAAAAGGGGAAGAGTAAGCAAAAGAGTAAGGGAAAGAGTAAAGGAAAGAGCACAGAAACAAGCTTGTCTGCCCTGATCCAGTCTCTTCCTAATATTGATC TGAATCCTCTATACAACAGAGCAACCACAGATCTCTTAACTGAAGGCCCTAACAAACAGATTGCGGTAATAGCAGCAGTACGTTGTTTAGTTAAATATGAGTATAAAGCTCCAGT ATACTATATGCTCTGTGACTCTGATGAGAACAGTTTTGTACTTACAGTGTTCGGCATACAGAAGGAAGCA ATTAAACAAGGAGATCAGGTCACAGTATTGGAGCCCCTTTGCAAAGTTATTGATTTTGAATGGGAAGGAAAGGTAAACTCGTTATAA